One genomic window of Mus pahari chromosome 23, PAHARI_EIJ_v1.1, whole genome shotgun sequence includes the following:
- the N4bp2l2 gene encoding NEDD4-binding protein 2-like 2 isoform X3 — translation MPYSEVEAKFLGPGKELTREPCYKKLKSGADDGVSPLRGGPDSHRIQEKNRNNRVAVATINFRRRVCPQEDKASTDVLKPLHKEMPGDKLGGSESIGSPALQDGKPSPPARDDELYSTSKAFIGPIYKPPEKRKCRERKSETNTLSSSDSKKRQEEKQKSNSKKLEMDTELSQFYKEIEELENENEASQGSCTEPEPSEEQIISYDWACNALKSEEENKDLSNVLQSHCGYPEYLEDEPDYPCDEQLIPAFCETSFPSFSPGWQSIHPFVIPHGPLPSFNYFNFQRFGAPLHPSPDVFCGQDDAQMQNGCYVDSYQDSWSCLTFDQNDEYASYDVTSNNVHPFRNGYSVHDESVNNGFCEIRECWQDPSMDKHNETDRFMNQWFQEEKLNKLQKLLILLRGLPGSGKTTLSRILLGQSRDGIVFSTDDYFHHQDGYRYNVNQLGDAHDWNQNRAKQAIDQGRSPVIIDNTNTQAWEMKPYVEMAIGKGYRVEFHEPETWWKFDPEELEKRNKHGVSRKKIAQMLDRYEFQMSISIVLNSVEPTQKSVQRPLPLEGGQRWGGSLGSHGQVSIADDY, via the exons ATGCCTTACAGTGAGGTTGAAGCTAAGTTTTTGGGACCTGGAAAAGAACTAACAAGGGAACCATGCtataaaaaattgaaatcagGTGCAGATGATGGTGTTTCCCCCCTTCGAGGTGGTCCTGATAGTCACAGAAtccaagaaaaaaacagaaataataggGTCGCCGTGGCCACCATTAACTTCAGAAGACGTGTTTGTCCTCAGGAAGACAAAGCCAGTACAGATGTGTTAAAGCCTTTGCACAAGGAGATGCCTGGTGATAAACTGGGTGGCAGTGAATCCATTGGTTCACCAGCTTTGCAGGATGGAAAGCCCTCTCCACCGGCCAGGGATGATGAACTCTACAGCACAAGTAAAGCCTTCATAGGTCCCATTTACAAACCCCCCGAGAAAAGGAAATGCCGGGAAAGGAAGAGTGAGACAAATACTTTGAGTAGTAGCGATAGCAAGAAACGACAAGAGGAAAAACAGAAGTCCAACTCTAAAAAATTGGAGATGGACACAGAATTATCCcaattttacaaagaaattgaagaactggaaaatgaaaatgaagcttcCCAAGGCAGTTGTACGGAACCAGAACCTTCCGAAGAACAAATTATTTCTTATGACTGGGCCTGTAATGCTTTAAAATCTGAGGAGGAAAATAAAGATCTCAGTAATGTTCTTCAGTCACATTGTGGTTATCCAGAGTACTTGGAGGATGAACCAGACTATCCCTGTGATGAGCAGTTGATACCCGCATTTTGTGagacttcatttccttctttcagtCCTGGATGGCAGTCAATACATCCTTTTGTCATACCCCATGGCCCTCTTCccagttttaattattttaattttcaaagatttGGTGCCCCACTACATCCATCACCAGATGTTTTCTGTGGGCAAGATGATGCTCAGATGCAGAATGGGTGTTATGTAGACAGTTACCAGGATAGCTGGAGCTGCTTGACTTTTGATCAGAACGATGAATATGCTAGCTATGATGTGACTAGCAATAATGTTCATCCCTTTAGAAATGGCTACAGTGTACACGATGAAAGTGTAAATAATGGTTTCTGTGAAATCCGAGAGTGCTGGCAAGATCCTTCCATGGACAAGCATAATGAAACAGACAGGTTTATGAACCAGTGGTTTCAAGaggagaaattaaataaattgcaGAAGTTACTTATTCTTTTGCGAGGCCTCCCCGGTTCTGGAAAAACAACATTGTCTCG AATTCTGCTTGGTCAGAGTCGTGATGGCATCGTATTCAGCACTGATGACTATTTTCATCATCAAGATGGGTACAGGTACAATGTTAATCAACTTGGTGATGCCCATGACTGGAACCAGAACAGAG cAAAACAAGCTATTGATCAAGGGAGATCTCCAGTTATAATAGACAACACTAATACACAAGCCTGGGAAATGAAACCGTATGTGGAAATG GCCATAGGAAAAGGATACAGAGTAGAGTTTCATGAACCGGAAACTTGGTGGAAGTTTGATCCTGAAGAATTAGAAAA GAGGAATAAACATGGTGTGTCTCGAAAGAAGATTGCCCAGATGTTGGATCGTTATGAATTTCAAATGTCCATCTCCATTGTGCTGAATTCAGTGGAACCAACACAGAAAAGCGTACAAAGACCCCTTCCTCTCGaggggggacagaggtggggaggcTCTCTAGGATCACATGGTCAAGTGTCTATCGCAGATGACTATTAA